Proteins encoded within one genomic window of Buteo buteo chromosome 30, bButBut1.hap1.1, whole genome shotgun sequence:
- the LOC142025866 gene encoding olfactory receptor 14C36-like has product MVEQRKVILMANSFSDRRKDSAGNKCLSPAEGENSSDLFRLFHSSFPWSPRDPRREPRGGRESAALGWSCAAELCRAPGAEGAHDPRAQREQMSNSSSITQFLLLAFADTWQLQLLHFGLFLGIYLAALMGNGLIITTIACDHHLHTPMYFFLLNLSLLDLGCISTTLPKVMANSLWDTRAISYLGCAAQAFLLLFFISAEYFLLTIMAYDRYIAICKPLHYGTLLGSRVCVHMAAAAWGSGCFYALLHTANTFSVPLCQSHAVDQFFCEIPQILKLACSDAYLREFQLLAFSAFVFLGCFVFIVLSYVQIFRAVLMIPSEQGRHKAFSTCLPHLAVVSLFLSTAIFACLKPPSLSSPSLNLLVAVLYSVVPPAVNPLIYSMRNQDLKDAVWKWMMEFFQKL; this is encoded by the exons ATGGTGGAACAAAGGAAGGTGATTCTCATGGCCAACTCTTTTTCTGATAGAAGAAAGGACAGTGCTGGCAATAAGTGTCTCTCCCCAGCTGAGGGAGAGAACAGCAGTGATTTGTTCCGTCTCTTTCACAGCAGCttcccctggagccccagggaccccaggagggagcccagagggggcagagaaagtgctgccttgggctggtcctgtgctgctgagctgtgccGGGCTCCTGGGGCGGAGGGAGCTCATG ATCCCCGTGCCCAGAGGGAACAaatgtccaacagcagctccatcacccagttcctcctcctggcattcGCAGACAcatggcagctgcagctcttgcactttgggctcttcctgggcatctacctggctgccctcaTGGGCAACGGCCTCATCATCACCACCATAGCCTGCGACCACCACCTTCACacccccatgtacttcttccttctcaacctctccctcctcgacCTTGGCTGCATTTCCACCACTCTCCCCAAAGTCATGGCCAACTCTCTCTGGGACACCAGGGCCATCTCCTACTTGGGATGTGCTGCCCAggcctttctgcttctctttttcatttcagcagagtattttcttctcaccatcatggcctatgaccgctacattgccatctgcaaacccctgcactacgggactctcctgggcagcagagtttgtgtccacatggcagcagctgcctggggcagtggtTGTTTCTATGCTTTGCTGCAcactgccaatacattttcagtcCCTCTCTGCCAGAGTCATGCTGTagaccagttcttctgtgaaatcccccagatcctcaagctcGCCTGCTCAGATGCCTACCTCAGGGAATTTCAACTTCTCGCGTTTAgtgcttttgtctttttggGCTGTTTTGTCTTCATCGTGCTGTCCTAtgtgcagatcttcagggcGGTGCTGATgatcccctctgagcagggacggcacaaagccttttccacctgcctccctcacctggccGTGGTCTCCCTGTTCCTCAGCACTGCCATATTTGCCTGCCTGAaacccccctccctctcctccccatccctgaaTCTCTTGGTGGCAGTGCTGTACTCAGTCGTGCCGCCAGCGGTGAACcccctcatctacagcatgaggaaCCAGGACCTCAAGGATGCAGTGTGGAAGTGGATGATGGAATTTTTCCAGAAGCTGTAG